From Ruminococcus sp. HUN007, a single genomic window includes:
- a CDS encoding group II intron maturase-specific domain-containing protein gives MKSVQKFKKRMRELTCRNWGVSNSYKVSKLNQLIRGWINYFRIGSMKRLCQELDIRIRVRLRMCIWKFWKTPRNRAKNLIKLGVERWAAYKIAYCGNRYARLAHNGWVQKAISNERLAKFGLVSMLDYYNKTLS, from the coding sequence ATGAAATCGGTACAGAAATTCAAGAAAAGAATGAGAGAATTAACATGTCGAAACTGGGGAGTAAGTAACAGTTACAAGGTTTCAAAACTGAACCAGCTTATTCGAGGATGGATAAATTACTTTAGAATTGGAAGTATGAAAAGACTTTGCCAAGAACTCGATATAAGAATAAGAGTTAGACTTCGTATGTGTATATGGAAATTTTGGAAAACTCCACGAAATAGAGCCAAGAACCTAATAAAACTTGGTGTTGAGAGATGGGCGGCATATAAAATCGCATACTGCGGAAATAGATATGCACGCCTAGCCCATAACGGATGGGTGCAGAAAGCCATAAGCAATGAGAGACTAGCCAAATTTGGACTAGTCTCGATGTTAGATTATTATAATAAAACGTTAAGTTGA
- a CDS encoding site-specific integrase — protein MNQKLLSDLVSDLEQELLRLGYTEGSMCFYRRRWKQLINYAEEHNEEYFTEQLGIAFLKDKFGIAQDDFAKVLPQKETQEIRVIRMIGDFQIHHAVLRRYMKHKEILTDPVFVEARVKFKDFCIEKGYSKVTIGHYVKQSAYMMDYLSANEISDFNDVTIDIIFAYIRTLAGFTYKTIEQNMCSLRAFFRFLYQNEMINHDLASEMPMIKARKQTNIPSVWTHDELKKLIGAIDRGNPKGKRDYAIILIACRLGLRCKDIKELRFENFNWSEKKLCFTQSKTKQPMELPLVPDVGWAVIDYLKYGRPKVDSPYIFVRHLAPFLPFSDEDHLNQLIKTYMIKAHISTANKHRGMHSLRHTMASVLLEKETPLPVISDIIGHIDTNSTAVYLKVDMKQLSECPLDFEEAIDLG, from the coding sequence ATGAATCAAAAGCTATTATCTGACTTGGTTTCAGATTTGGAACAGGAACTTTTACGTCTTGGTTATACGGAAGGCAGCATGTGCTTCTATCGAAGAAGATGGAAGCAGCTGATAAATTATGCTGAAGAGCATAATGAAGAATACTTTACTGAACAACTTGGAATCGCTTTTCTCAAAGATAAATTTGGAATAGCTCAAGATGATTTTGCCAAAGTACTTCCTCAAAAAGAAACTCAGGAAATACGCGTTATTCGTATGATAGGCGATTTTCAAATACATCATGCGGTACTTCGACGTTACATGAAGCATAAAGAAATCCTTACAGACCCGGTATTTGTTGAAGCCAGAGTGAAATTTAAGGATTTCTGTATTGAAAAAGGCTATTCCAAAGTTACAATCGGACATTACGTTAAGCAGTCAGCATACATGATGGATTACCTGTCTGCAAATGAAATAAGTGATTTTAATGACGTAACTATAGATATCATCTTTGCATATATACGTACTCTTGCGGGATTTACTTACAAAACAATTGAACAGAATATGTGTTCACTAAGAGCTTTCTTCAGATTTCTTTATCAAAATGAAATGATAAACCATGATCTGGCAAGTGAAATGCCAATGATCAAGGCGCGTAAGCAGACAAATATTCCTTCAGTATGGACACATGATGAATTGAAAAAACTTATCGGAGCAATTGATCGTGGAAATCCGAAAGGAAAACGAGATTATGCAATTATTCTTATTGCCTGCCGGCTTGGTTTAAGATGCAAGGACATTAAAGAGCTTCGGTTTGAAAACTTTAACTGGTCAGAAAAAAAGCTCTGTTTTACTCAGTCTAAAACCAAACAGCCAATGGAATTGCCTCTTGTTCCGGATGTCGGATGGGCTGTAATTGATTATCTTAAATATGGAAGGCCTAAGGTGGACAGTCCGTATATTTTTGTGCGTCATCTTGCACCGTTTCTGCCTTTTTCAGATGAAGATCATCTTAATCAGTTAATCAAAACCTATATGATTAAGGCTCATATTTCAACAGCAAACAAGCATAGAGGTATGCATAGTTTAAGGCATACTATGGCAAGTGTACTTCTTGAAAAAGAAACACCTCTTCCGGTGATTTCAGATATCATAGGTCACATAGATACAAATTCTACTGCCGTTTATCTTAAAGTTGATATGAAGCAGCTCTCTGAATGTCCATTGGATTTTGAGGAGGCGATTGATCTTGGCTGA
- a CDS encoding tyrosine-type recombinase/integrase, which translates to MPNKYYPKGNKYIPHIYTPDELTRFFSATDKCTYCSEVPYRHLIMPVFFRLLLSSGLRCSEARMLTVDDVDLDLGILKISDSKNHNDRLVPLSKTMLIRLQRYSEQVHSSGSHEFFFPGYKEKPMTLGNVYKNFRRFLWKAGISHTGDGPRVHDFRHTYCVFKLREWAEQGKDLMVLIPLMRTYLGHQTFNETAYYLKWTADVFPDIRLKLERYCEGIIPEMEEFQ; encoded by the coding sequence TTGCCTAATAAATATTATCCTAAAGGCAATAAATACATACCGCATATTTATACTCCTGATGAATTAACACGCTTTTTTTCAGCAACTGATAAATGCACATACTGCTCTGAAGTTCCATATCGTCATTTAATTATGCCGGTTTTCTTCAGGCTTCTTCTTTCCAGTGGATTACGATGTTCCGAAGCTCGAATGCTAACTGTTGATGATGTGGATTTGGATCTTGGCATACTTAAAATATCTGATTCAAAGAACCACAATGACCGATTAGTACCACTTTCAAAAACAATGCTTATCAGACTTCAAAGGTATTCAGAACAGGTTCATTCTTCAGGTTCACATGAATTCTTTTTTCCAGGATACAAAGAAAAACCTATGACGTTAGGAAATGTGTACAAGAATTTTAGACGTTTTCTATGGAAGGCTGGAATATCACATACTGGAGACGGTCCAAGAGTTCATGATTTCCGTCATACGTATTGTGTTTTTAAATTGCGGGAATGGGCTGAACAGGGAAAAGATCTGATGGTATTAATTCCTCTTATGCGAACATATCTCGGTCATCAGACATTCAATGAAACGGCTTACTATCTCAAATGGACTGCTGATGTATTTCCTGATATCAGACTTAAACTTGAAAGATATTGTGAAGGTATCATACCTGAAATGGAGGAATTTCAATGA
- a CDS encoding site-specific integrase has product MTPTDFSKHLTDFFSNYLPLQKNVSKNTIKAYRDTFKLLLYFCESEEKIKPEKLSMHHLSSDLIERFLLWLETERNCSVSTRNLRLAALHAFFRYAQSESPESLFHYQKVIAIPVKKKKQSIVEHLSPEAVRLLLEQPDRTTTQGRRDLALLSLLYDSGARVQELIDLSVSDFVAGSNPILILTGKGNKIRRVPIMNNTAVLVQKYISENKLDLPHKCNYPLFTNKQHSKLTKEGVAYILNKYAVMAREKTDKIPVKVKCHMLRHSKAVHLLQAGVNLIYIRDFLGHSDIKTTEIYARADSELKRKALENAYPDLVDTNLPDWNENTDLMNWLSKL; this is encoded by the coding sequence ATGACTCCAACAGATTTCTCTAAACATCTTACCGATTTCTTCTCGAATTACCTTCCACTGCAGAAAAATGTCAGCAAAAACACGATAAAGGCTTACAGAGACACTTTTAAACTTCTCTTATACTTTTGCGAAAGCGAAGAAAAAATCAAACCTGAAAAACTTTCCATGCATCATTTATCATCGGATCTCATAGAGCGATTTTTGCTATGGTTGGAAACAGAAAGAAATTGTTCTGTTTCTACAAGAAATCTAAGATTAGCTGCTCTTCATGCTTTTTTCAGATATGCTCAGTCTGAGTCACCGGAGTCGTTATTTCATTACCAGAAAGTTATTGCTATTCCTGTGAAGAAAAAGAAACAATCTATTGTTGAACACCTTTCTCCTGAAGCGGTTAGATTACTTTTGGAACAACCGGACAGAACAACTACACAAGGAAGACGAGATCTGGCTTTACTCAGTCTTTTGTATGACAGCGGCGCAAGAGTGCAGGAACTTATTGATCTTTCTGTCTCCGATTTTGTTGCCGGTTCTAATCCCATACTTATACTAACAGGAAAAGGAAACAAAATCCGGCGTGTACCGATAATGAACAATACAGCAGTTCTGGTTCAAAAGTATATATCTGAAAACAAGCTTGATTTACCTCATAAATGCAATTATCCTCTTTTCACAAACAAACAGCATAGTAAACTTACAAAAGAAGGCGTTGCATATATTCTCAATAAATATGCAGTAATGGCTCGAGAAAAGACTGATAAAATACCGGTTAAAGTTAAATGTCATATGCTCCGCCATTCAAAAGCTGTTCACCTTTTACAGGCTGGCGTAAACTTGATTTATATCCGCGATTTTTTAGGCCATAGTGACATTAAAACTACTGAAATTTATGCAAGAGCAGATTCCGAACTCAAAAGAAAAGCTCTGGAAAATGCTTATCCCGATTTGGTAGATACTAATTTACCAGACTGGAATGAAAATACTGATCTTATGAACTGGCTTTCAAAACTGTGA
- a CDS encoding reverse transcriptase domain-containing protein, translating to MKYTELKEHLEKNGETIREQLRTRKYKPQPVRRIGIPKPDGGVRNLGVPTVTDRFIQQAIAQVLTPIYEAQFHEHSYGFRPNRCAQQAILTALDIMNDGNDWIVDIDLEKFFDTVNHDKLMTLVGKTIKDGDVISIIRKYLVSGIMIDDEYEESVIGTPQGGLCEALHNPPYAKKNIIQSNSHKTNKIVIHGNVALHNLLFKSQF from the coding sequence ATGAAATACACAGAACTCAAAGAACACCTTGAAAAGAACGGCGAAACAATCAGAGAACAGCTGAGAACAAGAAAATATAAACCTCAGCCGGTTCGAAGAATAGGAATACCCAAACCTGACGGCGGAGTAAGAAATCTGGGAGTACCAACGGTAACCGACAGATTTATCCAACAAGCTATAGCACAGGTACTTACACCAATTTATGAAGCACAATTCCATGAACACAGTTACGGATTCAGGCCAAACAGATGTGCACAACAGGCAATCTTGACCGCATTGGATATAATGAATGACGGGAACGACTGGATTGTAGACATTGACCTTGAAAAGTTCTTTGATACGGTAAATCATGATAAGCTAATGACACTGGTGGGCAAGACAATAAAAGATGGCGATGTGATCTCAATAATCAGAAAATACCTTGTAAGTGGAATAATGATTGACGATGAATATGAAGAGTCAGTCATTGGAACTCCACAGGGTGGATTATGCGAAGCTTTGCATAATCCACCTTATGCAAAGAAAAATATTATTCAAAGTAATTCGCATAAAACCAATAAAATCGTGATTCATGGGAATGTTGCTTTGCATAATCTTCTGTTTAAATCACAGTTTTGA
- a CDS encoding NADP-dependent isocitrate dehydrogenase, with the protein MAKIQMKTPLVEMDGDEMTRILWQWIKDILILPYVDLKSEYYDLGLKHRNETDDKVTVESAEATKKYGVAVKCATITPNAARMTEYDLKEMWKSPNGTIRAILDGTVFRTPILVKGVTPYIPTWTAPITIARHAYGDVYKNTEMQVKKGSKAELVVTDAEGNETRQEIFTFKDTDGIIQGLHNKDNSIRGFARACFNYGLDLKQDVWFASKDTISKKYDHRFKDIFQEVFDAEYKEKFEAAGIEYFYTLIDDAVARVIRSNGGYIWACKNYDGDVMSDMVSTAYGSLAMMTSVLVSPDGIYEYEAAHGTVQRHYYKYLKGETTSTNSVATIFAWSGALRKRGELDNTPELCAFADKLEKATIQTIEEGVMTGDLYLISKLENKKKVDSEEFLKEIGKRLDAMA; encoded by the coding sequence CGTTGAAATGGACGGCGACGAAATGACAAGGATCCTCTGGCAGTGGATCAAGGATATCCTCATCCTTCCTTATGTTGATCTCAAGTCAGAGTACTATGACCTCGGACTTAAGCACAGAAACGAAACAGATGACAAGGTCACTGTTGAAAGTGCTGAAGCTACAAAGAAGTACGGTGTTGCAGTTAAGTGTGCTACAATAACACCAAACGCTGCAAGAATGACAGAATATGATCTCAAGGAAATGTGGAAGTCACCTAACGGTACTATCCGTGCCATCCTTGACGGTACAGTTTTCAGAACACCTATCCTTGTCAAGGGTGTTACACCATATATTCCTACATGGACAGCTCCTATCACAATTGCCCGTCATGCTTACGGTGATGTTTACAAGAACACAGAAATGCAGGTAAAGAAGGGCTCAAAGGCTGAACTCGTTGTTACAGATGCTGAAGGCAACGAAACAAGACAGGAGATCTTCACATTCAAGGATACAGACGGTATCATCCAGGGTCTCCACAACAAGGACAACAGTATCAGAGGCTTTGCAAGAGCATGCTTCAACTACGGTCTTGACCTTAAGCAGGACGTATGGTTCGCTTCAAAGGATACTATTTCAAAGAAGTACGACCACCGTTTCAAGGATATTTTCCAGGAAGTTTTCGATGCAGAATACAAGGAAAAGTTTGAAGCTGCAGGCATCGAATATTTCTACACACTCATCGATGACGCTGTTGCACGTGTTATCCGTTCAAACGGCGGCTACATCTGGGCTTGCAAGAACTATGACGGCGACGTTATGTCAGACATGGTTTCAACAGCTTACGGCAGCCTTGCAATGATGACTTCAGTACTCGTTTCACCTGACGGTATCTATGAATACGAAGCAGCTCACGGTACAGTTCAGAGACACTACTACAAGTACCTTAAGGGCGAAACAACATCAACAAACTCAGTTGCTACTATCTTTGCATGGAGCGGCGCTCTCAGAAAGAGAGGAGAACTCGACAATACTCCTGAACTCTGCGCATTCGCTGACAAGCTTGAAAAGGCTACTATCCAGACAATCGAAGAAGGCGTAATGACAGGCGACCTCTACCTCATCTCAAAGCTCGAAAACAAGAAGAAGGTTGACTCAGAAGAATTCCTCAAGGAAATCGGCAAGAGACTTGACGCTATGGCTTGA